From Lycium ferocissimum isolate CSIRO_LF1 chromosome 12, AGI_CSIRO_Lferr_CH_V1, whole genome shotgun sequence, one genomic window encodes:
- the LOC132039807 gene encoding transmembrane 9 superfamily member 7-like, giving the protein MEFHMDPQKSCIFISFLFLVSSTHSFYLPGVAPRDFQTGDSLNIKVNKLSSTKTQLPYDYYYLKYCKPTEILNSAENLGEVLRGDRIENSVYNFQMRQEQPCQVVCRQKLDAESAKNFKEKIDDEYRVNMILDNLPVAVLRQRRDGSQSTTYEHGFRVGFKGNYAGSKEGKYFINNHLSFRVMYHKDPETDTARIVGFEVTPNSINHEYKEWNDKNPQVTTCNQNTKNLILGGVIPQEVDTDKEVVFTYDVSFKESDIRWASRWDTYLLMNDDQIHWFSIINSLMIVLFLSGMVAMIMMRTLYRDIANYNQLETQDEAQEETGWKLVHGDVFRPPIKCGLLCVYVGTGVQIFAMTLVTMIFAVLGFLSPSNRGGLMTAMVLLWVFMGLFAGYSSARLYRTFRGTEWKRITLRTAFMFPGILFAVFFVLNALIWGEKSSGAVPFGTMFALVCLWFGISVPLVFVGAYIGNKKVVIEEPVKTNKIPRQIPEQPWYMKPAFSILIGGILPFGAVFIELFFILTSIWLNQFYYIFGFLFIVFLILIITCAEITMVLCYFQLCSEDYYWWWRAYLTAGSSALYFFLYSVFYFFSKLEITKLVSGILYFGYMLIASYAFFVLTGTIGFYACFWFVRKIYSSVKID; this is encoded by the exons ATGGAGTTTCATATGGATCCACAAAAATCATGTATTTTCATCTCATTCTTGTTCCTCGTCTCGTCTACGCATTCATTCTATCTTCCTGGTGTTGCTCCTCGTGATTTTCAAACT GGTGATTCCCTTAATATCAAAGTAAACAAGCTGTCATCTACAAAGACACAACTACCATATGACTATTATTACTTGAAGTATTGCAAACCTACTGAAATTTTGAATAGTGCGGAGAATTTGGGGGAGGTACTTCGAGGGGACAGAATAGAGAATTCAGTTTATAAT TTCCAAATGAGACAAGAACAGCCATGCCAAGTGGTTTGTCGACAAAAACTTGATGCTGAATCTGCAAAGAACTTCAAGGAAAAGATTGATGATGAGTACAGAGTCAATAT GATTCTAGATAACCTTCCTGTTGCTGTTCTTAGACAAAGGCGAGATGGAAGTCAGTCAACTACTTATGAGCATGGTTTCCGTGTTGGGTTCAAGGGAAATTATGCTGGG AGTAAAGAGGGAAAGTATTTTATCAACAACCACTTAAGCTTTCGAGTCATGTACCACAAGGATCCTGAAACTGATACAGCTCGTATTGTTGGGTTTGAAGTCACTCCAAATAG CATTAATCATGAGTACAAGGAGTGGAATGACAAGAACCCTCAAGTGACGACCTGCAACCAGaatacaaaaaatttaattctAGGTGGTGTTATACCCCAAGAAGTAGATACGGATAAGGAAGTTGTATTTACCTATGATGTTTCCTTCAAG GAGAGTGATATAAGGTGGGCTTCTCGTTGGGATACATACCTTCTCATGAATGATGATCAGATCCACTGGTTTTCCATCATAAACTCCCTTATGATTGTCCTCTTCCTTTCTGGTATGGTTGCAATGATCATGATGAGAACTTTGTACAGAGATATTGCTAACTATAATCAACTGGAAACACAAGATGAAGCTCAGGAAGAAACAGGATGGAAACTTGTTCACGGAGATGTTTTCCGCCCTCCTATTAAGTGTGGATTATTGTGTGTTTATGTTGGGACAGGTGTCCAGATATTTGCGATGACACTAGTGACAATGATCTTTGCTGTGCTGGGTTTCTTATCACCTTCTAACCGTGGTGGACTTATGACTGCCATGGTTCTGCTCTGGGTCTTCATGGGCTTGTTTGCCGGCTATTCTTCTGCACGTCTTTACAGAACATTTAGGGGAACGGAGTGGAAGAGGATTACTTTGAGAACGGCTTTTATGTTCCCCGGTATACTTTTTGCTGTCTTCTTTGTGCTGAACGCTCTTATCTGGGGAGAGAAATCTTCCGGAGCTGTGCCTTTTGGAACTATGTTTGCTCTTGTGTGCTTATGGTTTGGAATCTCAGTACCTTTAGTGTTTGTTGGCGCCTACATCGGCAATAAAAAAGTGGTCATTGAAGAGCCAGTTAAGACAAACAAAATACCTAGACAAATACCGGAGCAGCCATGGTACATGAAACCGGCCTTTTCAATTCTTATCGGTGGCATTCTTCCGTTTGGGGCTGTTTTCATTGAGTTGTTCTTCATTTTGACTTCCATATGGCTGAACCAGTTCTACTACATCTTCGGCTTCCTTTTTATAGTTTTTCTGATCTTGATAATCACGTGTGCGGAGATAACAATGGTTCTCTGCTACTTCCAGTTGTGCAGTGAAGATTATTATTGGTGGTGGAGAGCTTATCTGACTGCTGGATCCTCGGCTTTGTACTTCTTTCTCTACTCTGTTTTCTATTTCTTCAGCAAGTTGGAAATTACGAAGCTGGTTTCAGGCATCTTGTATTTCGGTTACATGTTGATTGCATCGTATGCATTCTTTGTGTTAACGGGAACAATTGGTTTCTACGCTTGCTTCTGGTTTGTCCGGAAAATCTACTCCTCTGTGAAGATTGACTGA